Part of the Bacillus sp. THAF10 genome is shown below.
GAGGAATAATGCAGCGTGGCCTATGCCAGGCTGTTTTTATTTTGGAGGCAACAGACCTTTCTCTAGCTATTCAAGCACAGATTATCTTCAGCGTACATAAGATGTGTAAGTAAGAAAATCATGAACAGAATTACAAACTTTCACGAAGTAAAAGAAGGTGACCAAAATATGCTGACCGGTATGCACATAGCTGTCATTGGCGGTGATGCAAGGCAGCTGGAAGTGATACGTAAGCTAATAGAGCTGGACGCAAAGCTTTCACTTGTAGGGTTTGATCAATTGGATCATGGGTTTACAGGAGCGTCTAAAGAGCAGTTAAATGAAGTGGATTTTTCTACTGTTGATGCCATCATCCTTCCTGTACCAGGTACAAATTTAGAAGGTCAGGTAGACAGTATTTTTTCGAATGAAAAAATTGTCCTGACCGAAGAAATAGTAAATGAAACACCGAAAAATTGTACGATTTTCTCTGGAATAACCAACGCTTATCTAAACCAGCTTATCGCAAACACGAATAGGAACCTTGTACAGTTGTTTGAAAGGGATGACGTGGCAATTTACAATGCCATTCCTACAGTTGAAGGAACCATTATGATGGTGATTCAACATACAGACATTACGATACACAATTCCAAAGTGGCGGTACTCGGGCTTGGAAGGGTTGGTACGACTGTTGCGCGTACTTTTTCTGCTTTAGGTGCGGATGTTCGGGTTGGTGCTAGAAAATCTGAGCATATTGCCCGCATTTTTGAAATGGGATTAACCCCCTTTCATCTAAAAGAGCTGTCAGAAAATGTAACAGATGTGGATGTTTGTATTAATACTATTCCGCATTTAATTGTCACCTCAGATGTGATTTCCAAAATGCCTGCCAATACATTAATTATTGACTTAGCTTCAAAGCCTGGTGGTACTGATTTTCGGTATGCAGAAAAAAGAGGAATAAAAGCGTTGCTTGCTCCAGGGCTTCCAGGAATAGTCGCTCCCAAAACAGCTGGTCAGATTGTGGCAAATGTTTTAGCTCATTTACTTAAAGAAGACTGGGATGGGAGAAAGGAGAATTAACCATGCAGCTTAAAGGAAAACGATTAGGGTTTGGCTTAACAGGCTCACATTGTACGTATGATGCGGTAGTACCAGAGATTCAAAAGCTCTTAGATGAAGGGGCAGAAATCATACCTGTCGTTACCTCTACTGTTCAGAATACAACGACTAGGTTTGGTCAAGGAGAGGACTGGATAAAGCGGATTGAAGACATGACTGGAAATAAGATCATTGATTCTATCGTAAAAGCAGAACCATTAGGTCCTAAACTTCCATTGGATTGCATGATTATTGCCCCTCTTACTGGGAATTCGATGAGCAAGCTGGCTAATGCCATTACAGAATCCCCTGTACTAATGGCAGCAAAAGCCACTCTGCGAAATCATCGACCAGTTGTTCTTGGAATCTCCACAAATGATGCGCTTGGGTTGAATGGATTAAATCTGATGAGACTGATGTCCACGAAAAACATTTACTTTATTCCTTATGGGCAAGATGCTCCTGAGAAAAAACCTAACTCTATGGTAGCTAGAATGAGTATGCTTCTTCCAACCGTTCTTGATGCACTGGAGCATAAACAAATTCAACCTGTTATAGTAGAAAGATACAAGGATGATCAATAATATTATTGCCAGAAGAGAAGAAAAGTAAATATTTCTTCTCTTCTTTATTTCAGTAATATGTTAAAATAAAGAATTATAAATCAATATATTCGAAGAGGTGGATTAATAGATGAATGGTTTTCACGTAGCAGTAGTAGGAGCAACGGGCGCAGTAGGGCAACAAATGTTACACACACTGGAAACAAGAGATTTTCCTATTAACAAGCTCACATTATTATCATCTGAACGTTCAGCTGGTAAAAAAGTTTCATTTAAAGGCAAGGAATATATTGTTGAAGTTGCGACACCAGAGAAATTTGAAGGCGTACACATCGCTTTATTTAGTGCTGGAGGAAATGTATCAAAATTACTAGCTCCAGAGGCAGCAAAAAGAGGAGCAATCGTGGTGGACAACACAAGCTATTTTAGAATGGATCCAAACGTTCCACTTGTCGTTCCGGAGGTCAATGAAGAAGATATCCTGAAGCATAATGGAATTATTGCCAATCCTAATTGTTCTACCATTCAAATGGTGGTTGCACTAGAACCAATCAGAAAGTTATATGGTTTAAAGAAAGTGATTGTAAGTACGTACCAGGCCGTATCAGGTGCAGGTGCTGCGGCAATTGAAGAGCTAGAGACTCAAATGCAATCTATTTTAAATAAAGAAGAATTTACACCATCCATCCTTCCTGTAAAAGGAGATAAAAATCATTATCAAATTGCATTCAATGCCATTCCCCAAATTGATAAATTTGAAGAAAATGGCTTCACTTTTGAAGAGCTAAAAATGATAAACGAAACAAAAAAAATCATGCATGATCAACAGCTCCAGGTTGCTGCAACTTGCGTGCGCCTTCCAGTTGTAACAGGACATTCTGAGAGTGTATATATTGAAATAGAAGACGAAAATGTGACTGTTCAAGAACTTAGAGGGTTGCTCGAAAGCTCTCCTGGTGTTGTTCTTCAAGATAAGCCCGAAGAACAACTGTACCCAATGCCAGCAAATTGCGTAGGTTCCAACGATGTTTTTGTTGGACGCATCAGACAGGACCTTGATAATAAAACTGGATTCCACCTTTGGATTGTCTCTGATAATCTCTTAAAAGGAGCTGCTTGGAATTCCGTACAAATTGCTGAGAGTCTGGTAAGGCTTGGAGTAGTTAAATAAGTATTTTAGGAAGAAAGGTCTCCAAAAGGCCTTTTCTTTTCTGCCTACTTATACACCGTCTGTTCTTGAACAATGAATAGGCCATTCTTTTGAAATGGTACTATTTTGACCACATCTTTCGTAAGTATTATGGAAGTTTTTTATACCGTGATGAGGTGTCAAAATATGAAAATAGTTGTTCAAAAATTTGGTGGGACGTCAGTAAGAGACGATCGTAGCAGACGTTTTGCGCTCAAGCATATTAAAAAGGCAGTAAGCGAAGGATACAAGGTAGTCGTCGTGGTGTCTGCAATGGGTAGAAAAGGAGAACCCTATGCGACCGACACTCTATTAAGCTTAATTGATGAAGGAACCAAACGGGTCAGTAAACGGGAAGTGGATTTGCTTTTATCATGCGGAGAAATCATCTCCTCGGTGATTTTTAGTAATCTCTTAATAAATGAAGGAATAAACGCGACAGCATTGAATGGTCCGCAAGCAGGTTTTCGGACGAACAATGAACACACGAATGCACGTATTGTGGAAATGAAATGCGAAAAGCTTCTTGACATGTTAAAATTATTTCAAGTAGTTGTGGTAGCAGGCTTTCAAGGAGAATCTAAAAGTGGGGATATATGTACCATAGGTAGAGGTGGGAGTGATACTTCTGCAGCGGCGCTTGGTGCAGCACTTAAAGCAGAATGGATTGATATTTTTACAGATGTGGAAGGTGTGATGACAGCTGACCCGAGGATTGTCAAAGACGCCTCTCCTTTGCCTGTTGTAACGTACAATGAAATTTGCAACATGGCCTATCAAGGAGCGAAAGTCATCCATCCTCGCGCAGTGGAGATTGCCATGCAAGCAAAAATCCCCATCCGCATCCGTTCGACCTATTCCAATTCAACAGGAACTTTAGTAACATCTCTTGATAAGACTGGTAAAGGATCAGATATTAAAGAAAGAATCATCACTGGCATTGCACATGTTCCACATGTTACCCAAATAAAAGTATTTGCTAAAGAAGGAGATTACGGCATTCAAACCGAAGTTTTCCGAGCAATGGCAAACGAGCAAATTAGTGTCGATTTTTTCAACATTTCTCCAACCAGTGTTGTCTATACGGTTTCTGATGAGATGAGTGATAAGGCCATTTCTGTCCTGCAACATCTTGGCTACGAGCCAAAGGTGAATCGCCATTGTGCGAAGGTTGCCACAGTAGGAGCGGGCATGAGTGGAGTCCCAGGCGTAACATCTAAAATTGTGACAGCCTTATCTGAACAAGGTATTCAAATCCTTCAATCTGCAGATAGTCACACCACCATCTGGGTACTAGTGAAACAAGAAGATATGATCAAAGCAGTGAATGCATTGCATCATGTTTTCGATTTGGCAAGAAAGCAAGTTACTGTAATACATCCAGCAGTGGGAGAAGGAGAGACGAAAGTAAATGATTAATTTTGGAAAAGTGTCAACAGCAATGGTGACACCGTTTGACAATAAAGGAAACATTGATTTCGAAAAAACCACGCAATTAATTGATTATTTAATAGCAAACGGTACGGACTCGTTAGTAGTGGCCGGAACTACAGGTGAATCTCCAACGTTATCTAATGAAGAAAAAATCGCATTGTTTGAACATACAGTAAAGGCAGTAGCAGGGAGAATTCCTGTAATAGCGGGCACTGGCAGTAATAATACACATGCATCCATTGATTTGACAAAAAAGGCAGAAGCAGTTGGTGTAGATGCCATTATGCTTGTCGCTCCATATTATAATAAACCAAATCAAGAGGGCTTATATCAGCATTTTAAAGCAATTGCAGCTGAAACTTCCTTGCCTGTCATGCTTTATAATATTCCAGGACGCTCGATCGTCAATATGGATCTAACAACGGTCGTAAAGCTTTCTCATGAACCTAACATTGTTGCAGTAAAAGAAGCTAGTGGCAACCTTGATCTTATGACGGAGATTATTGCAAATACTTCAGAAGATTTTCTACTTTACAGCGGAGATGATGGCTTGACACTCCCAGTTCTTTCGATTGGAGGAGCAGGAGTGGTATCAGTTGCTTCTCATATAATTGGAAATGAAATGCAAGAGATGATTAGTACTTTCATTTCAGGCGATGTCCAATCAGCAGCTAAGCGTCATCAAACCTTACTTCCAGTGATGAAAGGCTTGTTCAGTGCGCCAAGCCCAACACCAGTGAAGACGGCTCTACAGCTTAAAGGAATGGACGTAGGAGGAGTAAGACTTCCACTTGTACCTCTAACAGAAGATGAAAGAGTTGCGCTCACTAATCTTCTACAATCCCTATAATTTTTCAGGATCAAAACCATAGTTGGTTTTGATCCTTTTTTGATTTTGCACCAGAAATGTACAGTAATAATATTTCTTGTATTCCAATTCTTGCATACGTTATAATATTTTCAAATGACATGGAGCGGATATTCATTTAGTGTTTTCTAGCAGACCCTTTGATCTATCCCTGAATGCAAAGAATGCAACTCGTCATAATTTTCTTGAGCCTAAAAATAGGAGGTTAAAAAGTGAATACACCACAGATAGAGAAGCTTAAGGTATTTGCCCTTGGGGGAATCGGAGAAATCGGTAAAAATATGTATGTCATAGAAGCGGATCAGTCCATTTATATAATGGACACTGGAGTAATGATTCCAGAAGATGGGATGCTCGGGATCGATATGGTGATCCCTGATATTACCTATCTTGAGGAAAATAAAGAAAAAATTGAGGGGATATTCCTCACACATGGTCATGAAGAGCATATTGGCGGGTTAGGTTACATGCTAAGAAAAATTTCAGCCCCTGTTTATGGCACAAAGCTGACCATTGCTCTTGCTAAAGAACTAGTAAACAGAACAGGTGCAAGCAAGCGAGTAACGTTTACCGAAATTGATGAAAACACGGTCCTTACTTTAAAAAATCTAACAGTTACGTTTTTTCGTACACATCACAGCATCCCTGATTCCGTTGGCTTATGCTTTCACACCTCACAAGGAGCTATCGTGCATACAGGGGATTTTAAATTTGACCAGTCTCAACTGTCGCAAAATTCCGATTTAGGTAAAATCGCACAGATTGGAAACCAAGGCGTGTTGTGCGTATTAAATGATAGTACCAATGCTGAAAAACCTGGCTATACCTTATCAGAATCAATAGTTAAACAGGAAATTTCAGATGTTGTCTATAATGCAAAAGGCCGTGTGCTTGCAGCATGTCTGTCTACGAATGTTGGGCGAATCCAACAGGTAATTGAGGCAACTGTTACGAACCAACGGAAGCTTGTAGTTATTTCTCATCCAGCAGACAATAATTTTGATATAGCCAAGGAGCTTGGCTACATCAATATACCGGAGGATTTAATTGTTTCTGTGAATGAGTTGAATAATTTAGACAGCAGCAATTTGGTCGTCCTTACAATCGGCACACATTCACATTTAATGGCAGCGTTATTAAAAATGGCAAAAGGTGCTCATAAACATGTAAGTGTAAATTCTCAAGATACAGTTATGATTTGTGCTTCCCCAACTCCAGGCACTGAAATAACGGTAGGTAAAGTAATTGATAAGCTATTTCGAACTGGTGCAAACGTACTTCATAGCCAAAAGAAAATTCATTCTTCCGGACATGGATGTCAAGAAGAGTTAAAGCTCATGCTAAATCTTCTCAAGCCCCGTTATGTAATACCTATACAAGGGGAGTTTAAAATGCAAAGAGCCCTCTCGAAAGTGGCGGAGAGTGTGGGCATTGCTAAGGATAATATATTTTTGTTGAATAAAGGAGAAGTAATTGAATTCTCTAAAGGCGAAGGAAAGTATGCAGGGAAGGTTTATGCAGGAAATATCCTTGTGGACGGGCTTGGTGTTGGAGATATTGGTAATATCGTCCTTAGAGACAGAAGATTACTTTCACAGGATGGTATATTAATTGTAGTAGTATCCATTAATAAAGCTCAGAAAAAAGTGATCGCAGGTCCAGAGTTAATTTCTAGAGGATTTGTCTATGTCAGAGAATCAGAAGAACTGCTAGAAAAAGCAAATTTTATCGTAACAAACATTTTAGAAGATGCCATGAAAGAGCAAATATTCGAGTGGTCAAGTTTAAAGCTGAAGATAAGAGAATCCTTAAATCAGCAGTTATATGAAAAAACTAGACGAAGACCGATGATTCTTCCCATTATTATGGAAGTATAATCTTATAAACAAAAGCCGTAGCTGGAGATTTCTAGCTACGGCTTTTCCTATCCACCGAATGAAATATAAATTAGCGTCAATACTAAAGAAAGAAACCTATTTTTAAAGGGATGGAAGGGGATTATTTCATGTCCGAATATACATATCAATCATCAGAACAACCAAATCAAGAGCCAAATAAACAAGATGCAGGAAAAGATTCTCTTGTAAATAAAATACAGCAGCTAGGGCAAACGAATGTTGCTCAAATGCCATCAGATTCAAAGATACATTGCTTGACCATTGTAGGCCAAATAGAAGGCCATGTTCAACTACCTCCTCAAAATAAAACAACAAAATATGAGCATGTTATCCCGCAAATCGTGGCAATTGAACAGAACCCAAATATAGAAGGACTCCTTGTTATTTTGAACACGGTTGGGGGAGATGTAGAAGCAGGATTGGCAATATCTGAAATGCTCGCATCACTCTCTAAGCCTTCCGTTTCATTAGTGCTAGGAGGAGGACATTCCATTGGAGTACCAATCGCTGTTTCTTGTGATTATTCCTTTATAGCAGAAACGGCTACGATGACCATTCATCCTGTAAGACTAACCGGGCTCGTCATTGGTGTTCCTCAAACCTTCGAATATTTAGATAAAATGCAGGATAGAGTGATTAATTTTGTAACAAAAAATTCTAATATCTCTGAAGAAAAATTCAAAGAGTTAATGCTTTCAAAAGGAAACCTAACAAGAGACATCGGAACAAATGTCGTAGGAGCAGATGCAGTGGAATACGGATTGATTAACGAGGTTGGCGGAGTTGGTAGTGCCATAAAAAAATTAAACGAACTCGTCGAGGGAAATGAAAAGAAAAACGAGGAAGGGAAGATGCTTCAATGATTCTCTATACAACCATGCCTCAGGAGTTAATTTTTCCTGTTGAAAACAGTGAGTATGACAAAACAAGAATCATTGACTACAATGGTGTATCACTTGTGGTTCAGCAAACAGAAATGAACACATATCAAATTGTTCGAAATTTAAGTACAGATCCATCACATTATCTCAATAGTAATTACGCTCCAGGTCAAACGATTAATTTTAAGTAACAAGCATTTTTGAGCATGAGCTTATGATATAATACTAGCAACAGAGGAAAAAGCAGCCAGTTTATAATGGCTGCTTTCTTCTTCTTATTATTTGCAGGATAAGATAGGTGAGAAATATGTCAAAACGTAAAAAAAGACAACGTAAATCTAAGAACAGAGATGAATGGAAACGGACCGTTACCTTTGAAGTAATAGGGCTACTTTTATTGGCACTTTCCTGTATTGCAATTGCAAAGCTTGGGATGGTCGGACATGCATTTGTATTAGTTTTCCGATTTTTTAGTGGAGAATGGTACATGCTGATGCTTCTAGGCTTATTAATTCTTTCTTGTTACATTATTTGGAAAAGAGATCTACCTACCTTCTTTTCAAGACAACTAGTGGGAATATATGTGATTGTGATGTCTATATTATTGATTAATCATGAAGCACTATTTCGAACACTATCAAGAGGTGGTGGGTTTGCGAATCCATCGGTTATAGGGAACACTTGGGATTTTTTTTGGCAGGAAGTGAATGGAGAAATCAGCACCCCAGAGCTTGGAGGAGGAATGATTGGAGCCGTCCTTTTTGCATTATTTCATCTGCTTTTTGATGCAACGGGTGCTAGGTGGATTGCTATGATTTTCATCGTCATTGGAATTCTATTAGTGACTGGAAAATCGCTAAATGACACGGTAATTAAGATTGTGCTTGGAATCTTCCACTTTTTGAAAACGCAGTGGCTTGCTTTTATCGATGATATGAGAGGCTGGAGAGAAGATAGCACGAAAAAGAAAAAGCAAAAGAAAGAGGAAGACAAGAAAAAGGGTAAAGATAAAGTGGAAAAAGAAGAAGAGGTTATTGTTCTAGGAGAGCATGAGACAAATGGGGAAGAAGTATTGGCACCTCCCATTATATCTTCCTTTAATGACCGTGAAGAAAGTCTTCCATATGAAGAAAAGAAAAACACCAAAGAGGTTGCGACCTCTACCAATACAACAGCAGAAAAAGGCAATACAGGTGATTTAGTGCCAAGTCCAATGGCGTTTACGGAAGTGGAAAACAAGGAATATGTCTTACCATCTTTAGATTTATTAAACAAACCAATCACGAATCATCAAACAACTGAGCATGAAAATATTTATCAAAACGCAAGAAAATTGGAAAAAACCTTTGCAAGCTTTGGAGTAAAAGCAAAGGTAACTAAGGTTCACTTAGGACCAGCTGTAACAAAGTATGAAGTGTATCCGGATGTTGGAGTAAAGGTTAGTAAAATTGTTAATTTAAGTGATGATTTAGCACTTGCGCTCGCAGCAAAGGATATTCGAATTGAAGCGCCTATCCCTGGAAAATCCGCGATTGGTATTGAAGTGCCAAACAATGAAGTGGCGATGGTTTCTTTACGTGAGGTACTTGATAACAAACTCGCAGACAAGCCTGATTCTAAGCTATTAATTGGTCTTGGACGTGATATTTCAGGTGATTCTGTTGTAGCTGAACTAAATAAAATGCCACACTTACTTGTTGCAGGAGCAACAGGAAGCGGGAAAAGTGTTTGTATCAATGGGATCATCACGAGTATTTTAGTCCGGGCAAAGCCTCATGAAGTGAAAATGATGATGATAGATCCGAAAATGGTAGAACTGAATATGTACAATGGAGTGCCCCATTTATTAGCGCCTGTTGTGACAGATCCTAAAAAAGCATCACAAGCATTAAAAAAAGTCGTCAATGAAATGGAAAGACGTTATGAGCTTTTTTCTCACACAGGAACTAGAAATATCGAAGGCTACAATGATTACATCAAAAGACATAATCAGGATGAAGAAGCAAAACAGCCTTCTCTTCCTTATATCGTTGTGATTGTGGACGAGCTTGCAGACTTAATGATGGTAGCTTCTTCTGATGTGGAAGATTGTATCACCAGACTTGCTCAAATGGCCCGTGCTGCTGGCATCCACTTAATAATTGCTACACAACGACCATCTGTTGATGTTATTACTGGGGTTATCAAGGCAAATATTCCATCAAGAATCGCATTTAGTGTGTCTTCTCAAACGGATTCCAGAACCATTCTAGACATGGGTGGGGCAGAAAAACTTCTAGGCCGTGGGGATATGCTCTTTTTACCAGTCGGTGCGTCTAAACCTATTCGTGTACAGGGAGCATTCCTATCAGATGAAGAGGTAGAGCGAGTTGTGGACTTTGTTATTGAACAGCAAAAGGCTCAATACCAAGAGGAGATGATTCCGCAAGATGTGACCGAAGAAGTGGCAGAAGTGGATGATGAACTCTACGATGATGCTGTCCAGCTTATCCTAGAAATGCAATCAGCATCCGTATCCATGCTTCAACGTCGCTTCAGAATTGGGTATACTCGTGCAGCAAGACTCATAGATGCCATGGAAGTCAGAGGCGTAGTAGGCCCATATGAAGGAAGTAAACCACGTAATGTCCTTATTTCTAACAAAAACGAAGATGTAGGTTCATGAGGATAGCAGTTTTGCTATCCTTTTTTCCGCTTGTC
Proteins encoded:
- the dpaA gene encoding dipicolinic acid synthetase subunit A, with the translated sequence MLTGMHIAVIGGDARQLEVIRKLIELDAKLSLVGFDQLDHGFTGASKEQLNEVDFSTVDAIILPVPGTNLEGQVDSIFSNEKIVLTEEIVNETPKNCTIFSGITNAYLNQLIANTNRNLVQLFERDDVAIYNAIPTVEGTIMMVIQHTDITIHNSKVAVLGLGRVGTTVARTFSALGADVRVGARKSEHIARIFEMGLTPFHLKELSENVTDVDVCINTIPHLIVTSDVISKMPANTLIIDLASKPGGTDFRYAEKRGIKALLAPGLPGIVAPKTAGQIVANVLAHLLKEDWDGRKEN
- a CDS encoding YlzJ-like family protein is translated as MILYTTMPQELIFPVENSEYDKTRIIDYNGVSLVVQQTEMNTYQIVRNLSTDPSHYLNSNYAPGQTINFK
- the asd gene encoding aspartate-semialdehyde dehydrogenase, translating into MNGFHVAVVGATGAVGQQMLHTLETRDFPINKLTLLSSERSAGKKVSFKGKEYIVEVATPEKFEGVHIALFSAGGNVSKLLAPEAAKRGAIVVDNTSYFRMDPNVPLVVPEVNEEDILKHNGIIANPNCSTIQMVVALEPIRKLYGLKKVIVSTYQAVSGAGAAAIEELETQMQSILNKEEFTPSILPVKGDKNHYQIAFNAIPQIDKFEENGFTFEELKMINETKKIMHDQQLQVAATCVRLPVVTGHSESVYIEIEDENVTVQELRGLLESSPGVVLQDKPEEQLYPMPANCVGSNDVFVGRIRQDLDNKTGFHLWIVSDNLLKGAAWNSVQIAESLVRLGVVK
- a CDS encoding DNA translocase FtsK; translated protein: MSKRKKRQRKSKNRDEWKRTVTFEVIGLLLLALSCIAIAKLGMVGHAFVLVFRFFSGEWYMLMLLGLLILSCYIIWKRDLPTFFSRQLVGIYVIVMSILLINHEALFRTLSRGGGFANPSVIGNTWDFFWQEVNGEISTPELGGGMIGAVLFALFHLLFDATGARWIAMIFIVIGILLVTGKSLNDTVIKIVLGIFHFLKTQWLAFIDDMRGWREDSTKKKKQKKEEDKKKGKDKVEKEEEVIVLGEHETNGEEVLAPPIISSFNDREESLPYEEKKNTKEVATSTNTTAEKGNTGDLVPSPMAFTEVENKEYVLPSLDLLNKPITNHQTTEHENIYQNARKLEKTFASFGVKAKVTKVHLGPAVTKYEVYPDVGVKVSKIVNLSDDLALALAAKDIRIEAPIPGKSAIGIEVPNNEVAMVSLREVLDNKLADKPDSKLLIGLGRDISGDSVVAELNKMPHLLVAGATGSGKSVCINGIITSILVRAKPHEVKMMMIDPKMVELNMYNGVPHLLAPVVTDPKKASQALKKVVNEMERRYELFSHTGTRNIEGYNDYIKRHNQDEEAKQPSLPYIVVIVDELADLMMVASSDVEDCITRLAQMARAAGIHLIIATQRPSVDVITGVIKANIPSRIAFSVSSQTDSRTILDMGGAEKLLGRGDMLFLPVGASKPIRVQGAFLSDEEVERVVDFVIEQQKAQYQEEMIPQDVTEEVAEVDDELYDDAVQLILEMQSASVSMLQRRFRIGYTRAARLIDAMEVRGVVGPYEGSKPRNVLISNKNEDVGS
- a CDS encoding ribonuclease J, coding for MNTPQIEKLKVFALGGIGEIGKNMYVIEADQSIYIMDTGVMIPEDGMLGIDMVIPDITYLEENKEKIEGIFLTHGHEEHIGGLGYMLRKISAPVYGTKLTIALAKELVNRTGASKRVTFTEIDENTVLTLKNLTVTFFRTHHSIPDSVGLCFHTSQGAIVHTGDFKFDQSQLSQNSDLGKIAQIGNQGVLCVLNDSTNAEKPGYTLSESIVKQEISDVVYNAKGRVLAACLSTNVGRIQQVIEATVTNQRKLVVISHPADNNFDIAKELGYINIPEDLIVSVNELNNLDSSNLVVLTIGTHSHLMAALLKMAKGAHKHVSVNSQDTVMICASPTPGTEITVGKVIDKLFRTGANVLHSQKKIHSSGHGCQEELKLMLNLLKPRYVIPIQGEFKMQRALSKVAESVGIAKDNIFLLNKGEVIEFSKGEGKYAGKVYAGNILVDGLGVGDIGNIVLRDRRLLSQDGILIVVVSINKAQKKVIAGPELISRGFVYVRESEELLEKANFIVTNILEDAMKEQIFEWSSLKLKIRESLNQQLYEKTRRRPMILPIIMEV
- the dapG gene encoding aspartate kinase; protein product: MKIVVQKFGGTSVRDDRSRRFALKHIKKAVSEGYKVVVVVSAMGRKGEPYATDTLLSLIDEGTKRVSKREVDLLLSCGEIISSVIFSNLLINEGINATALNGPQAGFRTNNEHTNARIVEMKCEKLLDMLKLFQVVVVAGFQGESKSGDICTIGRGGSDTSAAALGAALKAEWIDIFTDVEGVMTADPRIVKDASPLPVVTYNEICNMAYQGAKVIHPRAVEIAMQAKIPIRIRSTYSNSTGTLVTSLDKTGKGSDIKERIITGIAHVPHVTQIKVFAKEGDYGIQTEVFRAMANEQISVDFFNISPTSVVYTVSDEMSDKAISVLQHLGYEPKVNRHCAKVATVGAGMSGVPGVTSKIVTALSEQGIQILQSADSHTTIWVLVKQEDMIKAVNALHHVFDLARKQVTVIHPAVGEGETKVND
- a CDS encoding dipicolinate synthase subunit B gives rise to the protein MQLKGKRLGFGLTGSHCTYDAVVPEIQKLLDEGAEIIPVVTSTVQNTTTRFGQGEDWIKRIEDMTGNKIIDSIVKAEPLGPKLPLDCMIIAPLTGNSMSKLANAITESPVLMAAKATLRNHRPVVLGISTNDALGLNGLNLMRLMSTKNIYFIPYGQDAPEKKPNSMVARMSMLLPTVLDALEHKQIQPVIVERYKDDQ
- the dapA gene encoding 4-hydroxy-tetrahydrodipicolinate synthase — encoded protein: MINFGKVSTAMVTPFDNKGNIDFEKTTQLIDYLIANGTDSLVVAGTTGESPTLSNEEKIALFEHTVKAVAGRIPVIAGTGSNNTHASIDLTKKAEAVGVDAIMLVAPYYNKPNQEGLYQHFKAIAAETSLPVMLYNIPGRSIVNMDLTTVVKLSHEPNIVAVKEASGNLDLMTEIIANTSEDFLLYSGDDGLTLPVLSIGGAGVVSVASHIIGNEMQEMISTFISGDVQSAAKRHQTLLPVMKGLFSAPSPTPVKTALQLKGMDVGGVRLPLVPLTEDERVALTNLLQSL
- a CDS encoding ClpP family protease — encoded protein: MSEYTYQSSEQPNQEPNKQDAGKDSLVNKIQQLGQTNVAQMPSDSKIHCLTIVGQIEGHVQLPPQNKTTKYEHVIPQIVAIEQNPNIEGLLVILNTVGGDVEAGLAISEMLASLSKPSVSLVLGGGHSIGVPIAVSCDYSFIAETATMTIHPVRLTGLVIGVPQTFEYLDKMQDRVINFVTKNSNISEEKFKELMLSKGNLTRDIGTNVVGADAVEYGLINEVGGVGSAIKKLNELVEGNEKKNEEGKMLQ